One Vigna unguiculata cultivar IT97K-499-35 chromosome 11, ASM411807v1, whole genome shotgun sequence DNA window includes the following coding sequences:
- the LOC114169954 gene encoding putative kinase-like protein TMKL1, which produces MLILVLGLVSATLLVIVAGYVLYCKKRVSRCESKDIESSEHKEEEEVAQKEDLMIFQGGEDLTICDILDAPGEVIGKSNYGTLYKALLQRSNKVRLLRFLRPVCTARGEELDEMIQFLGRIRHPNLVPLLGFYTGPRGEKLLVHPFYRHGNLTQFIRDGNGECYKWSNICRISLGIVKGLEHLHTSQEKPIIHGNLKSKNILLDRSYQPYISDSGLHLLLNPTAGQEMLESSAAQGYKAPELIKMKDATEESDIYSLGVILLELLSGKEPINEHPTPDEDFYLPNFMRNAVLGHRIADLYHPAILLRNSREDSVPVTEEFILKVFQLAMACCSPSPSVRPNIKQVLKKLEEIMF; this is translated from the exons ATGTTGATACTGGTTCTTGGACTGGTTTCAGCTACTTTGTTAGTGATTGTTGCAGGTTATGTGTTGTATTGCAAGAAGAGAGTTTCAAGGTGTGAGAGTAAGGACATTGAAAGCTCGGAACacaaggaggaggaggaggtggcTCAGAAGGAGGATTTGATGATCTTTCAAGGTGGGGAAGACCTTACAATATGTGACATATTGGATGCTCCAGGGGAAGTGATTGGAAAATCCAACTATGGAACATTGTACAAGGCCTTGTTGCAGAGGAGCAACAAGGTGAGGCTGCTCAGGTTTCTGAGGCCAGTGTGCACTGCAAGAGGTGAAGAATTGGATGAGATGATTCAGTTTCTTGGAAGGATAAGACACCCTAACTTGGTTCCTCTTCTGGGGTTTTACACTGGGCCAAGGGGTGAGAAGCTTCTTGTTCATCCCTTCTATAGACATGGGAATCTTACTCAATTCATAAGAG ATGGAAATGGAGAGTGCTACAAATGGTCAAACATATGCAGAATATCCCTTGGTATAGTGAAAGGATTGGAGCATCTTCACACATCACAGGAGAAGCCTATCATCCATGGAAACCTCAAGTCTAAGAACATTCTTTTGGACCGTTCCTACCAGCCCTACATCTCAGATTCTGGTCTGCATCTTCTGCTGAATCCTACTGCAGGCCAAGAAATGCTTGAAAGTTCAGCAGCACAGGGTTACAAGGCACCAGAACTCATCAAAATGAAAGATGCTACTGAAGAGAGTGATATCTATAGCCTTGGTGTGATCTTGCTGGAACTGCTTTCAGGAAAGGAACCTATCAATGAACACCCTACTCCTGATGAGGATTTCTATTTGCCAAATTTCATGAGAAATGCAGTTCTTGGACACAGAATTGCTGATCTATACCACCCTGCCATTCTTCTCAGAAACAGCAGAGAGGACAGTGTTCCAGTCACAGAAGAATTCATTCTCAAAGTTTTTCAACTTGCCATGGCTTGTTGCTCCCCTTCACCCTCAGTTAGACCTAACATAAAGCAAGTCCTGAAGAAACTTGAAGAAATTATGTTCTAG